One Benincasa hispida cultivar B227 chromosome 5, ASM972705v1, whole genome shotgun sequence genomic window carries:
- the LOC120077936 gene encoding pentatricopeptide repeat-containing protein At4g21190 isoform X3, with amino-acid sequence MLVRRFHRATAWATPLLRDLTVGQIMELGVSRLQVGSFCYCTMIQDQMSKQLAVKDIKNKDFNNSKALGQTSEQNIGDVRKHQIGKNVPRKDKINFLVNTVIKWMLSKGQGTTMNVYGQLIRALDMDHRAEEAHKFWVMKIGSDLHSVPWQLCRSMIAIYYRNKMLEDLVKLFKDLEAFGRKPPEKSIVQRVADACEILGLLEEKERVLMKYKYLFTDEKEGSIKKYKRVSFEKSKGKRKSTKSTEDNSNLMKAQ; translated from the exons ATGCTCGTCCGGAGGTTTCATCGAGCCACGGCATGGGCGACACCGCTGTTGCGAGACCTAACT GTAGGACAAATCATGGAACTTGGAGTCAGCAGGCTGCAAGTTGGGAGCTTTTGTTACTGTACAATGATTCAAGATCAAATGTCTAAACAACTTgctgttaaagatataaaaaataaG GATTTTAACAATAGTAAAGCTTTGGGCCAGACTTCAGAGCAAAATATTGGAGACGTTAGAAAGCAccaaattgggaaaaatgttcCACGGAAGGACAAAATTAACTTTCTTGTAAATACG GTAATCAAATGGATGTTAAGCAAGGGGCAGGGGACCACAATGAACGTCTATGGGCAGTTAATACGGGCTTTAGACATGGACCATCGAGCTGAAGAAGCACACAAGTTTTGGGTCATGAAAATTGGTTCGGATCTACATTCAGTTCCTTGGCAATTGTGCAGGAGTATGATAGCAATATATTACCGAAATAAAATGCTAGAAGATCTTGTAAAG CTTTTTAAGGATCTTGAAGCTTTCGGACGTAAACCTCCAGAAAAATCGATAGTGCAGAGGGTAGCAGATGCTTGTGAGATTCTGGGCTTGCTTGAAGAGAAAGAGAGGGTACTCATGAAGTACAAATACCTTTTTACAGATGAGAAAGAAGGGTCAATCAAGAAATATAAGAGGGTTTCGTTTGAGAAAtcaaagggaaaaagaaaatcgACAAAGAGCACTGAAGACAATAGCAACCTTATGAAGGCTCAATGA
- the LOC120077936 gene encoding pentatricopeptide repeat-containing protein At4g18975, chloroplastic isoform X1 — MLVRRFHRATAWATPLLRDLTVGQIMELGVSRLQVGSFCYCTMIQDQMSKQLAVKDIKNKDFNNSKALGQTSEQNIGDVRKHQIGKNVPRKDKINFLVNTLLDLRDSKEAVYGALDAWVAWEQDFPIGSLKHVLTVLEKEQQWHRVVQVIKWMLSKGQGTTMNVYGQLIRALDMDHRAEEAHKFWVMKIGSDLHSVPWQLCRSMIAIYYRNKMLEDLVKLFKDLEAFGRKPPEKSIVQRVADACEILGLLEEKERVLMKYKYLFTDEKEGSIKKYKRVSFEKSKGKRKSTKSTEDNSNLMKAQ; from the exons ATGCTCGTCCGGAGGTTTCATCGAGCCACGGCATGGGCGACACCGCTGTTGCGAGACCTAACT GTAGGACAAATCATGGAACTTGGAGTCAGCAGGCTGCAAGTTGGGAGCTTTTGTTACTGTACAATGATTCAAGATCAAATGTCTAAACAACTTgctgttaaagatataaaaaataaG GATTTTAACAATAGTAAAGCTTTGGGCCAGACTTCAGAGCAAAATATTGGAGACGTTAGAAAGCAccaaattgggaaaaatgttcCACGGAAGGACAAAATTAACTTTCTTGTAAATACG CTTCTCGATCTGAGAGATAGTAAGGAGGCTGTTTATGGTGCTCTTGATGCCTGGGTTGCATGGGAGCAAGACTTTCCAATAGGATCCCTTAAGCATGTATTGACTGTCCTTGAGAAGGAACAGCAGTGGCATAGAGTCGTACAG GTAATCAAATGGATGTTAAGCAAGGGGCAGGGGACCACAATGAACGTCTATGGGCAGTTAATACGGGCTTTAGACATGGACCATCGAGCTGAAGAAGCACACAAGTTTTGGGTCATGAAAATTGGTTCGGATCTACATTCAGTTCCTTGGCAATTGTGCAGGAGTATGATAGCAATATATTACCGAAATAAAATGCTAGAAGATCTTGTAAAG CTTTTTAAGGATCTTGAAGCTTTCGGACGTAAACCTCCAGAAAAATCGATAGTGCAGAGGGTAGCAGATGCTTGTGAGATTCTGGGCTTGCTTGAAGAGAAAGAGAGGGTACTCATGAAGTACAAATACCTTTTTACAGATGAGAAAGAAGGGTCAATCAAGAAATATAAGAGGGTTTCGTTTGAGAAAtcaaagggaaaaagaaaatcgACAAAGAGCACTGAAGACAATAGCAACCTTATGAAGGCTCAATGA
- the LOC120077936 gene encoding pentatricopeptide repeat-containing protein At4g18975, chloroplastic isoform X2, whose product MLVRRFHRATAWATPLLRDLTVGQIMELGVSRLQVGSFCYCTMIQDQMSKQLAVKDIKNKLLDLRDSKEAVYGALDAWVAWEQDFPIGSLKHVLTVLEKEQQWHRVVQVIKWMLSKGQGTTMNVYGQLIRALDMDHRAEEAHKFWVMKIGSDLHSVPWQLCRSMIAIYYRNKMLEDLVKLFKDLEAFGRKPPEKSIVQRVADACEILGLLEEKERVLMKYKYLFTDEKEGSIKKYKRVSFEKSKGKRKSTKSTEDNSNLMKAQ is encoded by the exons ATGCTCGTCCGGAGGTTTCATCGAGCCACGGCATGGGCGACACCGCTGTTGCGAGACCTAACT GTAGGACAAATCATGGAACTTGGAGTCAGCAGGCTGCAAGTTGGGAGCTTTTGTTACTGTACAATGATTCAAGATCAAATGTCTAAACAACTTgctgttaaagatataaaaaataaG CTTCTCGATCTGAGAGATAGTAAGGAGGCTGTTTATGGTGCTCTTGATGCCTGGGTTGCATGGGAGCAAGACTTTCCAATAGGATCCCTTAAGCATGTATTGACTGTCCTTGAGAAGGAACAGCAGTGGCATAGAGTCGTACAG GTAATCAAATGGATGTTAAGCAAGGGGCAGGGGACCACAATGAACGTCTATGGGCAGTTAATACGGGCTTTAGACATGGACCATCGAGCTGAAGAAGCACACAAGTTTTGGGTCATGAAAATTGGTTCGGATCTACATTCAGTTCCTTGGCAATTGTGCAGGAGTATGATAGCAATATATTACCGAAATAAAATGCTAGAAGATCTTGTAAAG CTTTTTAAGGATCTTGAAGCTTTCGGACGTAAACCTCCAGAAAAATCGATAGTGCAGAGGGTAGCAGATGCTTGTGAGATTCTGGGCTTGCTTGAAGAGAAAGAGAGGGTACTCATGAAGTACAAATACCTTTTTACAGATGAGAAAGAAGGGTCAATCAAGAAATATAAGAGGGTTTCGTTTGAGAAAtcaaagggaaaaagaaaatcgACAAAGAGCACTGAAGACAATAGCAACCTTATGAAGGCTCAATGA